The following coding sequences lie in one Criblamydia sequanensis CRIB-18 genomic window:
- a CDS encoding phosphatidylserine decarboxylase: MIDGDPVFRRQSDASEAGKPSQVEGKKVSKEGEIAQGRLQKARDFLSKITSKEPLQFGDIQRIIENSSKNSKKYKDFYNIVTSGKLDSLQEEKAYDLISEAFRAIEHDQSPRAWVQKADLLDVIDALVLKDPSRFSPIKITPKKDFDEKWDDADIPLIPISKAFDATERIVDARTREVAQDSLNPKEKETLRGLEKEGLVVKESTKTAKFVQKVTRRDFRGAALLGGFFRLLTRIVGFHYGSPPWFGNTLDTIAKVSQDMGISSIKEVAMKVSDPEKEEFYYRGPRFLFGHSVHDYKSVNEWFVRDLTKEARALHLEKANDLSSEIDRRYGKSEEPYSRVGIFNSDCRVRVHKIQAGKFGEERELTGKVLSRKAEEEAISKKDNSRYYEEEYRFSAKNLVGRETDDDMAPRTLSPESVDLLKRAARILAETEPSVTPKNQKDALKLGEKAIKNAQHELLGFFYRGFEEEGAHEVIQRLAPADIHNYVSPVSGKPLSHLEAVQYLKESLEAKEKRLASSDGPNEALLASIKKEKEVLKQLEEVFTAQQTILGRPSQSTIDVYGTNMPVAGVAIDSQSRILAQNDRKIMFLLHDDGSLSMHVFIGATGVNRVDVNPSTDRQAQGARTGDMGFGEDIYSTDKKLQLHKASSITTRDGIHKLQLGEEFGDFRIDGSTVISYYRPTDFSFAPQVDNYRLKAEAGVGASIGGEKEQRKIIELKVDMGDVALIKTEIALVDALERNVDFDPELDYLQFLGFVQNTLDPKDIESPSDRENLSLFKKLLGKESSLSPQEVELKEKVIKALKDRLAKIEESERWGVREEDVKPFAIDPFAENVVVVEEKRPNRDPFKENPFYNYGNDSPFYRRKEREIF, encoded by the coding sequence ATGATAGACGGTGATCCTGTTTTCCGTCGCCAAAGCGATGCCTCAGAGGCCGGAAAACCTTCACAAGTTGAGGGGAAAAAGGTCAGTAAAGAGGGAGAAATCGCCCAAGGAAGATTGCAAAAGGCGAGGGACTTTCTTTCTAAAATCACTTCAAAAGAGCCGCTTCAGTTTGGTGACATCCAAAGAATTATCGAAAATTCCTCGAAAAACTCAAAAAAATACAAAGACTTTTATAATATTGTGACTTCCGGAAAATTAGACTCTCTTCAAGAAGAAAAAGCCTATGATTTAATTTCGGAAGCTTTTCGAGCAATTGAACATGATCAAAGCCCAAGGGCATGGGTTCAAAAAGCGGATCTATTGGACGTTATAGATGCTCTTGTATTAAAGGACCCCTCTCGTTTCTCTCCAATAAAAATTACGCCTAAGAAAGACTTTGATGAAAAGTGGGACGACGCCGACATCCCGCTTATTCCAATCTCAAAAGCTTTTGATGCAACAGAGAGAATCGTGGATGCAAGAACTAGAGAGGTGGCTCAAGATAGCTTAAATCCTAAAGAAAAAGAAACCTTGAGAGGGCTTGAAAAAGAGGGTCTCGTAGTAAAAGAAAGCACCAAAACCGCAAAATTTGTTCAAAAAGTAACAAGAAGGGATTTTAGGGGAGCGGCTCTTCTTGGAGGATTCTTTCGTCTTTTAACTCGCATTGTTGGTTTTCACTATGGATCGCCTCCTTGGTTTGGAAATACTTTAGACACCATTGCAAAAGTTTCTCAGGATATGGGAATTTCTTCCATTAAAGAGGTGGCTATGAAAGTTTCCGATCCTGAGAAGGAAGAGTTTTATTACCGGGGACCAAGGTTTTTATTTGGACATTCTGTTCACGATTACAAATCGGTGAATGAATGGTTTGTAAGAGACTTAACAAAGGAAGCTAGAGCTCTTCATTTGGAGAAAGCCAATGACCTTTCTTCTGAGATTGATAGACGTTATGGAAAGTCGGAAGAGCCTTACAGTAGAGTTGGAATTTTCAATTCGGACTGCCGTGTTCGTGTCCATAAAATTCAAGCCGGAAAATTTGGCGAAGAAAGAGAATTGACCGGGAAAGTGCTTAGTAGAAAAGCGGAAGAAGAAGCTATTAGCAAAAAGGATAACTCTCGCTACTATGAAGAGGAATATAGGTTTAGCGCCAAAAATTTAGTAGGCCGTGAAACTGATGATGATATGGCGCCTCGTACACTTTCACCTGAAAGCGTTGATTTATTAAAACGGGCAGCAAGAATCCTTGCCGAAACAGAACCTTCTGTAACCCCAAAAAATCAAAAAGATGCTTTAAAGCTTGGTGAAAAAGCTATAAAAAATGCGCAGCATGAGCTTCTTGGGTTTTTTTATAGAGGTTTTGAGGAAGAAGGAGCTCATGAAGTCATTCAAAGATTGGCTCCGGCAGATATTCATAATTATGTCTCTCCTGTAAGCGGAAAGCCATTAAGCCATTTGGAAGCTGTGCAGTACTTAAAGGAAAGCCTTGAAGCAAAAGAAAAAAGACTAGCAAGCTCTGATGGTCCAAATGAGGCATTATTAGCCTCCATTAAAAAAGAGAAAGAAGTTCTAAAGCAATTAGAAGAGGTTTTTACAGCCCAACAAACGATTCTTGGAAGACCCTCTCAAAGCACTATCGACGTTTATGGCACAAATATGCCTGTTGCGGGAGTAGCGATTGATAGCCAATCTAGGATTTTGGCTCAAAACGACCGTAAGATTATGTTCCTTCTTCATGATGATGGCAGCCTCTCAATGCATGTCTTTATAGGGGCAACGGGGGTTAATCGAGTGGATGTAAACCCTTCTACAGATCGTCAAGCCCAGGGGGCAAGAACAGGCGATATGGGTTTTGGCGAGGATATTTATAGCACAGACAAAAAGCTGCAATTACATAAGGCAAGCAGTATTACCACAAGAGATGGGATCCATAAACTTCAGCTAGGCGAAGAATTTGGGGACTTCAGAATCGATGGGTCTACTGTTATTTCTTACTATAGGCCGACGGACTTTTCTTTTGCTCCCCAAGTAGATAATTATCGTTTAAAGGCTGAAGCCGGCGTTGGAGCCTCAATTGGCGGAGAGAAAGAGCAGCGGAAGATCATTGAACTCAAAGTCGATATGGGCGATGTTGCCCTTATTAAAACAGAGATTGCGCTGGTAGATGCTTTAGAGCGAAATGTCGATTTTGACCCCGAATTAGACTATCTTCAATTCTTAGGCTTCGTTCAAAATACATTAGATCCTAAAGATATAGAATCGCCCTCAGATAGGGAAAATTTGAGTTTATTTAAAAAATTACTCGGAAAAGAATCTTCGCTCAGTCCTCAAGAAGTTGAATTAAAGGAAAAGGTTATTAAAGCCTTAAAAGACCGCTTAGCTAAAATTGAGGAATCGGAAAGATGGGGAGTTAGGGAAGAAGATGTAAAACCTTTTGCCATAGACCCGTTTGCTGAGAATGTTGTAGTAGTCGAAGAGAAAAGGCCGAATAGGGATCCTTTTAAAGAAAATCCTTTTTATAATTACGGCAATGATAGTCCTTTCTATAGAAGAAAAGAGAGGGAGATATTCTAG
- a CDS encoding FAD synthetase family protein, which produces MPLLESLDKFKQEKPVVLLLGVYDGVHKGHQALIKKAKEIAALKKTKVLLITFKNPPAQVLFPERKVELLCSFSERVRHLQEYGVDIICPLEFKKELAVLTAKQFFEIIAKKIPFTDLVIGFSATIGSDQKNNRANIIKAAEELGFRVVEHFPVLQDELPITSSRIRDLIAKESYNEAEALLGHTLDNFKKRP; this is translated from the coding sequence ATGCCTTTATTAGAAAGCTTGGATAAATTTAAGCAAGAAAAGCCTGTCGTTTTGCTTCTTGGCGTTTATGATGGCGTCCATAAAGGGCATCAAGCCTTGATTAAAAAAGCAAAAGAGATAGCGGCTTTAAAAAAGACAAAAGTTCTTCTGATCACTTTTAAAAACCCTCCTGCTCAAGTTCTTTTTCCCGAAAGAAAAGTGGAGCTTTTATGCTCTTTTTCTGAGAGGGTTCGACACCTTCAAGAGTATGGCGTTGATATCATCTGTCCGCTTGAATTTAAAAAAGAACTGGCTGTGCTCACGGCTAAACAGTTTTTTGAAATCATAGCCAAAAAAATTCCCTTTACCGATCTTGTTATCGGCTTTAGCGCCACTATTGGCAGCGACCAAAAAAATAACCGCGCGAATATTATAAAAGCGGCAGAGGAATTAGGTTTTAGAGTGGTCGAACACTTTCCCGTCCTACAAGATGAGCTACCCATAACAAGCAGCCGAATTAGGGATCTTATTGCAAAAGAGTCTTATAATGAAGCTGAAGCCTTATTAGGCCATACCCTTGATAATTTTAAGAAACGGCCTTAA
- a CDS encoding BTB/POZ domain-containing protein, protein MDLPVSLPKSFDVLKNLNEKEVEERLSKDAISLTLFFEAEASDPIWRKMHESFFNNLNQKITDLYLEGLLSIELGERIRAKVYELHLENPISFPKDLKLVLEGESYEVNSLLFSLSSPYFNSLMTAQGIDAEKKELRLYGINPEFLKMVLEYVETGRLQELWKWDKEPILALLKEASEWEVEGMIHLTSENYVRYLNRVNIIDVLLLSIESRWSVLYEMGLQTLNTFDTGIHFKNEGFERLSLEFIDFREQALDIFYRLKDFVTDLSFHGDLSLDPRFSDILVASKKLIGLDLSGTKDYSPRIIDVPKTIEALNLSMCAWLNKENFVSIAKEFPHLKNINLSSNRQLDFQTLGQIRIFQNLEGLNLARCHQLSDDDLKVVIQATPNLIELNLEDSSKLTDHTFILIGKLLTRLVRLNLSKTTLTDIALIELLSKLTQLKELYIRRVPSLSDNGVLDALKRAPNLKVIDLSNSPISEGALEKMKTLRPFLKIIKGMA, encoded by the coding sequence ATGGACCTTCCCGTATCGCTTCCAAAATCTTTTGATGTTTTAAAAAACCTGAATGAAAAAGAAGTTGAAGAAAGGCTTTCAAAAGATGCCATTTCTTTAACTCTTTTTTTTGAAGCCGAAGCGTCTGATCCGATTTGGCGTAAAATGCATGAATCTTTTTTTAATAACCTTAACCAAAAAATCACGGATCTTTATCTTGAGGGCCTTTTATCGATTGAGCTTGGAGAGCGGATACGTGCTAAAGTCTACGAGCTTCATTTAGAAAATCCTATTTCCTTTCCCAAAGATTTAAAACTTGTGTTAGAAGGTGAGTCTTACGAGGTAAACAGCCTTCTTTTTTCACTCTCAAGTCCCTATTTTAATAGCTTAATGACTGCGCAAGGTATTGATGCTGAAAAAAAAGAGCTTCGCCTCTATGGAATCAATCCCGAATTTTTAAAAATGGTCTTAGAATATGTTGAAACGGGACGACTGCAAGAGCTTTGGAAATGGGATAAAGAACCCATTTTAGCTTTATTGAAAGAAGCCTCGGAATGGGAAGTTGAGGGGATGATACACTTAACCTCTGAAAATTACGTCCGCTACCTCAATCGCGTCAATATTATCGATGTCCTTCTACTAAGCATAGAAAGCCGCTGGAGCGTTCTTTATGAAATGGGTCTTCAAACTTTAAATACCTTCGATACAGGGATTCATTTTAAAAATGAGGGTTTTGAAAGACTATCATTGGAATTTATCGATTTTAGAGAGCAGGCTCTAGATATTTTTTATCGTCTAAAAGATTTTGTCACCGATCTTTCTTTTCATGGGGATTTAAGCCTTGACCCTCGTTTTAGCGATATTCTGGTGGCTAGTAAGAAACTAATCGGCCTTGATTTAAGCGGCACAAAAGACTATAGCCCGAGAATTATCGATGTCCCAAAAACAATAGAAGCACTCAATCTAAGTATGTGCGCTTGGCTAAATAAGGAGAATTTCGTCTCTATCGCGAAAGAATTCCCTCATTTAAAAAATATCAATTTAAGCAGTAATAGACAGCTTGATTTTCAAACGCTTGGTCAAATACGAATATTTCAAAATCTGGAGGGGTTAAATTTAGCAAGATGCCATCAACTATCTGATGATGATCTTAAAGTTGTGATTCAAGCGACCCCAAATCTAATAGAGTTAAACTTGGAAGACTCTTCCAAGCTTACCGATCACACCTTTATCCTAATTGGGAAGCTCTTAACCCGTCTTGTAAGGTTGAATTTATCCAAGACCACTTTAACCGATATCGCTTTGATTGAACTTTTAAGCAAGTTGACTCAATTAAAAGAGCTTTATATCAGAAGAGTGCCATCCTTAAGTGATAATGGTGTTTTAGATGCCCTTAAAAGGGCTCCAAACTTAAAGGTAATAGACCTTTCCAATTCACCTATTTCTGAAGGCGCTCTTGAAAAGATGAAAACTTTAAGGCCGTTTCTTAAAATTATCAAGGGTATGGCCTAA
- the sctU gene encoding type III secretion system export apparatus subunit SctU, producing MGEKTEKATPKKLRDARKKGQVAKSQDLPSAFTFIASLWITIAMMGFLYKKISAFLLNTFETITRDGLHLIIPSYFLEAFIIIFLCSIPVMLLVSLVGMTINFLSVGPVFAPEVFKFDIKKFDPVQNLKAKFKVKTLFELVKSIFKITVAGYLIYGVMYNALPVLIHTVNQDVEVALWVFYNFLMEVIFKVGIFFIAVSIIDFVFQKRNFANEMKMEKFEVKQEYKNTEGDPHIKGKRRQIAQEIAYQEGPSGGVKGAQALVTNPTHLAVAIGYKREMDPAPYILGMGEGILAERMIDIAKKNDVPIVRNIGLAHKLWEEGELYEFIPEDTYEAVAEIIRWVQELQVDPANAGSYTGEFSEI from the coding sequence ATGGGCGAAAAAACGGAGAAGGCGACCCCTAAAAAACTTAGGGACGCAAGAAAAAAAGGCCAGGTAGCAAAGTCTCAGGACTTGCCTTCAGCTTTTACTTTTATCGCCTCTTTGTGGATTACAATTGCCATGATGGGTTTCCTATATAAGAAAATTAGCGCTTTTCTACTTAACACTTTTGAAACCATAACACGAGATGGGCTTCACTTAATTATTCCAAGTTACTTTTTAGAAGCGTTTATCATAATTTTCCTTTGTAGTATTCCGGTTATGCTTTTAGTGTCCCTTGTTGGCATGACGATAAACTTTTTATCGGTTGGCCCGGTTTTTGCTCCGGAAGTATTTAAATTCGATATTAAAAAGTTTGACCCTGTTCAAAACTTAAAAGCAAAATTCAAAGTTAAAACCCTTTTTGAACTTGTAAAGTCTATCTTTAAGATTACAGTTGCTGGATACTTAATCTATGGGGTTATGTATAATGCCCTCCCTGTCTTGATTCACACAGTCAATCAAGACGTTGAGGTGGCTCTATGGGTTTTTTATAATTTCTTAATGGAAGTTATCTTTAAGGTCGGTATTTTCTTTATTGCGGTGTCCATCATTGATTTCGTTTTCCAGAAAAGAAACTTTGCCAATGAGATGAAGATGGAAAAGTTTGAGGTTAAGCAAGAATATAAGAACACAGAAGGCGACCCTCACATTAAAGGAAAAAGAAGACAAATAGCGCAAGAGATTGCCTATCAAGAAGGTCCGTCAGGAGGAGTCAAAGGAGCGCAAGCTCTCGTTACTAACCCGACTCACTTAGCTGTGGCCATCGGTTATAAAAGAGAGATGGATCCGGCTCCTTATATTCTTGGCATGGGAGAAGGAATCCTTGCCGAACGAATGATTGATATTGCCAAAAAAAATGATGTCCCTATTGTACGTAATATAGGCCTCGCTCACAAACTTTGGGAAGAAGGCGAACTTTATGAGTTTATTCCCGAAGATACTTATGAAGCTGTAGCTGAAATTATCAGATGGGTTCAAGAGCTTCAAGTTGACCCGGCAAATGCGGGAAGCTATACTGGAGAATTTTCGGAGATATAA
- the ychF gene encoding redox-regulated ATPase YchF, whose protein sequence is MAGLSCGIVGLPNVGKSTLFNCLTQAGAEASNYPFCTIDPNIGVVDLLDPRIDALSEISGSQKKIYANVQFVDIAGLVAGASKGEGLGNKFLANIRETDAIIHVVRCFDSTDIVHVAGQVDPVTDAKVINLELILSDLQMCENILPRLEKQAKGKKEGEPAIQLLKRISEHLNEEKPVRALSFTEEEKEILKVYPFLTAKPVLFVANVAEDTLSNHNNAYVEKLKAYAKEEGASLVVISAKLEEEIAALPPSDRQEFLETLGLKESGLQRLVRASFDLLGLITYLTTGEIETRAWTIPKGMSAQQAAGKIHSDLEKGFIRAEVVKFDDMIKFGGRNEAKAAGVARSEGKTYPVQDGDVILFYTNK, encoded by the coding sequence ATGGCGGGATTATCCTGTGGAATTGTCGGTTTGCCAAATGTGGGAAAATCAACTCTTTTTAATTGTTTAACGCAAGCTGGTGCAGAAGCTTCAAATTATCCTTTTTGCACCATTGACCCTAACATTGGAGTTGTCGATCTTTTAGACCCTAGGATCGATGCCTTATCCGAGATCTCAGGCAGTCAAAAAAAAATCTATGCTAACGTGCAGTTTGTGGATATTGCAGGTCTTGTAGCAGGGGCGTCTAAAGGGGAGGGCCTTGGAAACAAATTTTTAGCGAATATTCGTGAAACGGACGCCATCATCCATGTGGTTCGTTGCTTTGATTCAACAGATATTGTGCATGTCGCAGGTCAAGTAGACCCCGTGACGGACGCTAAAGTCATAAACCTGGAGCTTATCTTATCTGATCTGCAGATGTGTGAAAATATTTTGCCAAGGCTAGAAAAGCAAGCCAAAGGAAAAAAAGAAGGCGAGCCTGCCATTCAACTGTTAAAAAGAATCAGCGAGCATTTAAACGAGGAAAAACCTGTCCGCGCCCTAAGCTTTACTGAAGAAGAAAAAGAGATCTTAAAAGTTTACCCTTTTTTAACAGCCAAGCCTGTCCTTTTTGTGGCTAACGTTGCTGAAGACACGTTGTCAAACCATAACAACGCTTACGTTGAAAAATTAAAGGCCTATGCAAAGGAAGAGGGAGCAAGTCTTGTTGTCATTTCTGCAAAGCTTGAAGAAGAGATTGCAGCCCTGCCTCCAAGTGATAGACAAGAATTTTTAGAGACCCTCGGTTTGAAAGAATCAGGTTTGCAAAGACTTGTTCGAGCCTCTTTTGATTTGCTTGGCCTTATCACCTATCTCACAACAGGCGAGATAGAAACAAGAGCTTGGACTATTCCAAAAGGCATGTCGGCTCAACAAGCGGCAGGAAAGATACACTCTGATTTGGAAAAAGGGTTTATTCGGGCGGAAGTGGTCAAATTTGATGACATGATTAAATTTGGCGGCCGAAATGAAGCGAAAGCCGCAGGGGTTGCTAGAAGCGAAGGCAAGACTTATCCTGTCCAAGATGGCGATGTTATCTTATTTTATACCAATAAATAA
- the sctV gene encoding type III secretion system export apparatus subunit SctV, producing the protein MFQTLKKILDGIAARLAGESGAINRSSDVALAIVIIAILAMIIIPVPPYVIDYLIALNLTISVMLLMVALYIPSALQLSIFPSLLLITTLYRLGLNIASTRQILLRGDAGEIIFQFGNFVIGGNFVVGGIIFLIITLVNFIVITKGAERVAEVAARFTLDAMPGKQMSIDADMRAGILDSNQAREKRLTIQKESQLYGAMDGAMKFVKGDAIAGIVITIINVIGGIIIGMTMYGMDAMQSVQKYSVLSIGDGLVSQIPALLISITAGIVTTRVTSDKGDISLGSEISGQLFKQPKALLIASAFLMGMGILPGFPTAPFMILSACLALIGYALWTSEDESAVATDGSGMMSSGGSTISSSKGGPPKTTKKTGVPEHQVISGGGIDNYALTLPVIIECGAGLSDEIREAQKVKGASFVDAMIPKMRQALYADLGVRFPGVHVRTDSPILEPDEYSIHLNEVPVVRGKVLKGFVLTNENEENLSRYNLTFTSYKNSLGLPSLWVEEKYVELLNNAGIKQWRSLEVMILHLSYFFRHYANEFVGIQEVKSMLEFMEKSFPDLVKEVTRLIPLQKMTDIFKRLIQEQISIKDLRTILESLSEWAQTEKDTVLLTEYVRSSLKRYISYKYSQGQSVLSVYILDPEIEDMVRGAIKQTSAGSYLALDPDSVQLILQGVRSTVAPPPPGGQPPVILTAIDVRRFVRKLIEMEFTDISVVSYQEIIPEIRIQPLGRIQIS; encoded by the coding sequence ATGTTCCAAACACTAAAAAAGATTCTGGATGGAATAGCTGCAAGACTTGCCGGCGAATCCGGGGCTATCAATCGAAGTAGCGACGTTGCGCTTGCCATAGTCATTATAGCGATCCTCGCAATGATCATTATACCGGTTCCTCCCTATGTAATCGACTATTTAATCGCTTTAAACTTAACAATTTCCGTTATGCTACTCATGGTAGCTCTTTATATCCCAAGCGCCCTTCAACTCTCAATTTTCCCCTCCCTTCTGCTTATCACAACTCTTTATCGATTGGGCTTAAACATTGCTTCTACAAGACAGATCTTGCTTAGAGGAGATGCTGGAGAAATCATCTTCCAGTTCGGTAACTTCGTTATCGGGGGGAACTTTGTTGTCGGGGGGATTATCTTCCTTATCATTACCCTTGTTAACTTTATCGTTATTACAAAAGGAGCTGAAAGGGTCGCAGAAGTTGCCGCAAGGTTTACATTGGACGCCATGCCCGGTAAACAAATGAGTATCGACGCTGACATGCGAGCCGGTATTTTGGATTCAAACCAAGCGAGGGAAAAACGTCTAACCATCCAAAAAGAAAGCCAGTTATATGGTGCGATGGATGGTGCGATGAAATTCGTTAAAGGGGACGCTATTGCGGGAATTGTCATTACCATTATCAACGTTATCGGCGGTATTATCATCGGGATGACTATGTATGGAATGGACGCAATGCAATCAGTGCAAAAATATTCTGTCTTATCTATAGGTGATGGTCTTGTTTCCCAAATTCCTGCGCTTCTTATCTCAATTACTGCAGGTATCGTGACAACGAGGGTTACAAGCGATAAAGGCGATATTAGCTTAGGATCTGAAATTTCAGGCCAGCTATTTAAACAGCCGAAAGCGCTTCTGATTGCATCAGCCTTCTTAATGGGCATGGGCATATTACCTGGCTTTCCAACAGCTCCCTTTATGATTCTTTCTGCATGCTTGGCGTTAATTGGATATGCCCTTTGGACAAGCGAGGATGAAAGCGCTGTAGCAACAGACGGCAGCGGCATGATGAGCTCGGGTGGCAGCACCATCTCCTCTTCTAAAGGAGGGCCTCCAAAAACTACTAAAAAAACGGGTGTTCCGGAACATCAGGTCATATCAGGCGGCGGGATCGACAACTACGCCTTAACCCTACCGGTTATCATAGAGTGCGGAGCCGGGCTCTCCGATGAGATCAGGGAAGCTCAAAAAGTTAAAGGCGCAAGCTTTGTGGATGCCATGATTCCAAAGATGAGACAAGCTCTTTACGCAGATCTAGGCGTTCGATTTCCGGGGGTTCACGTCAGAACCGATTCCCCTATTTTAGAACCTGATGAGTATTCGATTCATTTAAACGAAGTACCGGTGGTTAGAGGCAAAGTATTAAAAGGCTTTGTTCTTACGAACGAAAACGAAGAAAACTTAAGCCGCTATAATCTGACTTTTACCTCTTATAAAAACTCTCTTGGACTCCCCTCTCTCTGGGTAGAAGAAAAATATGTGGAGCTCCTCAATAATGCCGGTATCAAACAGTGGCGCTCTCTTGAAGTTATGATTCTGCATCTTTCTTATTTCTTCAGGCATTATGCGAATGAGTTTGTGGGTATACAAGAAGTGAAGTCAATGCTTGAATTTATGGAAAAATCCTTTCCGGACCTTGTAAAAGAAGTCACTCGCTTGATCCCCCTTCAAAAAATGACCGATATTTTCAAAAGGCTGATCCAAGAGCAAATTTCCATTAAAGACTTAAGAACGATCCTTGAATCATTAAGTGAATGGGCCCAAACAGAAAAAGATACCGTTCTTTTAACCGAATATGTGAGATCTTCTTTAAAACGCTATATAAGCTATAAATACTCCCAAGGTCAATCGGTACTTTCAGTCTATATTCTAGACCCTGAAATTGAAGATATGGTCAGAGGAGCCATTAAACAGACGTCCGCCGGATCATACTTAGCTTTGGATCCGGATTCAGTGCAGCTGATCCTTCAAGGCGTTAGAAGCACTGTTGCCCCTCCGCCTCCGGGTGGACAG
- a CDS encoding FAD-dependent oxidoreductase produces MSILIIGAGLSGLSAAFYLERLGYHPIVIEKSSRIGGRVVTDKVKGFLLDRGFQVVLSSYKALFDIVDFKDLRLRAFPQAALIRTFDDEKIISSPFSLPFSFNSLKSKDLRSFGKLGVLVLKFKAGLLKKELLHAKTQSALSELSLDPNFLNRFLVPFFRGVFLSDALEIPLYRFLTLLKYFAFGKAYLPEEGMEAIPQSIREKLTKTEFLFNSRVKAIDGSWVILEEGNALRSLAIILAIDYPSIRLIYPQLPSRESCKATYFYLSVPKNKTGTPKAFLYLDGSPASPINNFSFPNLIQSSYAPEDQHLISVTVISKSWQKESDLEFFVKAEIARRLKLDERALKVLSAYNILHALPSQKEDPPNLKHLEGQIPMAFAGELSSLPSIQEAILSGKNAAYEIHNKLIK; encoded by the coding sequence ATGTCTATTCTCATAATCGGTGCGGGCCTTTCTGGCTTGTCTGCCGCTTTTTATCTAGAACGCCTGGGATATCATCCGATTGTTATTGAAAAGAGTAGTAGGATAGGGGGAAGAGTTGTCACTGATAAGGTAAAAGGGTTTTTATTAGACCGTGGCTTTCAAGTAGTTTTATCAAGCTACAAGGCTCTTTTTGACATTGTAGACTTTAAAGATTTAAGGTTAAGGGCTTTTCCTCAAGCTGCTCTTATTCGCACTTTTGATGACGAAAAAATTATAAGCTCTCCTTTTTCACTTCCATTCTCCTTTAATTCCCTAAAATCAAAAGATCTCCGATCTTTTGGAAAGTTAGGAGTCCTTGTTTTAAAATTCAAGGCAGGTTTGTTAAAAAAGGAGTTACTTCACGCAAAAACACAAAGCGCCCTTTCCGAATTATCTTTAGACCCTAACTTTCTTAATCGTTTTTTAGTCCCTTTTTTTAGGGGAGTTTTTTTAAGCGATGCCTTGGAAATCCCCCTCTATCGATTCTTGACCCTTCTTAAATACTTTGCTTTTGGCAAGGCTTATTTACCGGAAGAAGGAATGGAGGCGATCCCTCAAAGCATAAGAGAGAAATTAACAAAGACAGAATTTCTTTTTAATTCCAGAGTTAAGGCTATAGATGGCTCATGGGTGATATTAGAAGAAGGAAATGCTCTAAGATCTCTCGCTATTATTTTAGCGATAGACTATCCTTCGATAAGGCTTATTTATCCGCAATTGCCTTCCCGGGAAAGCTGTAAAGCAACTTACTTTTATTTAAGCGTGCCTAAAAATAAAACCGGCACCCCCAAGGCTTTTCTTTATCTAGATGGAAGTCCTGCCTCTCCAATCAATAATTTTTCATTTCCAAACTTAATCCAATCCTCCTACGCACCGGAGGACCAGCATCTTATTTCAGTGACAGTCATCAGTAAAAGTTGGCAAAAGGAGTCCGATCTTGAGTTTTTTGTGAAAGCTGAAATTGCCAGGAGGCTTAAGCTAGATGAAAGGGCGCTGAAAGTTCTTTCTGCCTATAATATTCTTCATGCCCTTCCAAGCCAGAAAGAAGATCCCCCTAATTTAAAACATCTCGAGGGTCAAATCCCCATGGCTTTTGCAGGAGAGCTATCCTCTCTACCGTCTATTCAAGAAGCGATCCTTTCAGGGAAAAATGCCGCTTATGAAATTCATAATAAATTAATAAAATAA